In a single window of the Rhodospirillaceae bacterium genome:
- a CDS encoding DUF3179 domain-containing protein has protein sequence MSKNRISNLVLVIFVFLTLAGVRAWAASYPDSWTLDWPKTDFSNTTVDLSEIFSGGPAKDGIPSIDQPSFLPVTEIDDLGPQEPVIALHVNGEARAYPLRILMWHEIVNDSIGGVPVTVTYCPLCNSSIVFERELDGVVLDFGTTGKLRNSDLVMYDRQTESWWQQFLGQGIVGSMTGKVLKVIPSRMESFERFKKRAPYGKVLVPNSPHMRSYGANPYVGYDSRDTPYGFFRGEMPEGIEAMVRVIVVNGEAWSLPLLSNAGVINAGDGLEISWQAGQNSALDSRVIANGRDVGNIVVRQRQGDKWQDVAHDITFAFVFHAFHPKGVIHQ, from the coding sequence ATGAGTAAAAACCGTATAAGCAATCTTGTTCTGGTGATTTTTGTTTTTCTTACCCTGGCTGGCGTCAGGGCCTGGGCGGCATCGTACCCTGATAGCTGGACTCTGGATTGGCCGAAAACGGATTTCAGCAATACCACTGTCGATTTAAGCGAGATCTTTTCCGGTGGCCCGGCCAAAGATGGGATTCCGTCCATCGATCAGCCTTCCTTCCTGCCGGTAACTGAAATTGATGATCTGGGCCCGCAGGAACCGGTCATCGCCTTACATGTCAACGGCGAGGCCCGGGCTTATCCTTTGCGCATTTTGATGTGGCATGAAATCGTCAATGACAGCATTGGCGGCGTGCCGGTGACGGTGACCTATTGTCCGCTTTGTAATTCATCCATCGTTTTTGAGCGTGAGCTGGACGGCGTGGTTCTCGATTTCGGAACCACCGGCAAATTACGCAACAGCGATCTGGTCATGTATGACCGACAAACAGAATCCTGGTGGCAACAGTTTCTCGGGCAAGGGATTGTCGGTTCGATGACCGGCAAGGTCTTAAAAGTCATACCGTCGCGGATGGAATCATTCGAGCGCTTCAAAAAACGCGCACCTTACGGCAAGGTGCTGGTTCCGAATTCCCCGCATATGCGTAGTTACGGGGCCAATCCTTATGTCGGTTATGACAGCCGGGATACGCCTTACGGTTTCTTCCGCGGTGAAATGCCCGAAGGTATCGAGGCCATGGTTCGGGTTATCGTTGTAAACGGCGAAGCCTGGAGTCTGCCATTGCTGAGCAACGCCGGTGTTATCAACGCCGGTGATGGTCTGGAAATCAGCTGGCAGGCCGGGCAAAATTCCGCCCTGGACAGTCGTGTCATTGCCAACGGCCGCGATGTAGGCAATATCGTCGTGCGTCAGCGTCAGGGTGATAAATGGCAGGACGTCGCCCACGACATTACCTTCGCCTTCGTCTTCCACGCCTTTCATCCCAAGGGTGTTATTCATCAGTAA
- a CDS encoding AAA family ATPase, with translation MTSKRAHVIVTGNEKGGSGKSTTAMHLVIGLLRDERRVAAIDLDARQGTLTNYLGNRQRFIDDKGMALPMPEFRVIEHSADLNRDTAEIDDEKALDEAIGDLSQNHDVIVIDTPGADSILTRLGHSFADTLITPLNDSFIDLDVLARVDPVSLKIQNPSHYSEMVWQQKMRRAQRDGGSTDWIVMRNRLSHVDARNKREVERLLGELAARVGFRQVAGFGERVIYRELFLAGLTMMDIIDVLGPDSLTMSHLSARQEVRGLIDAIGLP, from the coding sequence ATGACATCCAAACGCGCACACGTCATCGTTACGGGTAATGAGAAGGGCGGCAGTGGCAAGTCGACGACGGCCATGCATCTGGTCATCGGGCTGTTGCGAGACGAGCGTCGGGTCGCCGCTATTGATCTGGACGCCCGTCAGGGGACGCTGACCAACTACTTGGGCAATCGCCAGCGCTTTATAGATGACAAGGGTATGGCATTGCCAATGCCGGAATTCAGGGTTATCGAGCACAGCGCCGACCTCAACCGTGACACCGCCGAAATTGATGACGAGAAGGCCCTGGATGAAGCCATTGGGGATCTGTCGCAAAACCACGATGTCATCGTTATCGATACTCCCGGCGCTGACAGCATTCTGACCCGGCTCGGTCATTCCTTTGCCGATACCCTGATCACGCCCTTGAACGACAGTTTTATCGATCTGGATGTGCTGGCCCGGGTTGACCCGGTCAGCCTGAAAATCCAGAACCCCAGTCATTATTCGGAAATGGTATGGCAACAGAAAATGCGCCGGGCCCAGCGCGATGGCGGTTCTACCGACTGGATTGTCATGCGTAACCGCCTAAGCCATGTGGACGCCCGCAACAAACGCGAAGTCGAGCGTCTGCTAGGTGAGTTGGCAGCGCGGGTTGGCTTCAGGCAGGTCGCCGGGTTCGGCGAGCGGGTGATCTACCGGGAATTGTTTCTTGCCGGTTTGACCATGATGGATATCATCGACGTTTTAGGCCCTGATAGCCTGACCATGTCGCACCTGTCGGCGCGTCAGGAAGTGCGCGGGCTGATCGACGCTATCGGGCTGCCGTAA
- a CDS encoding amidohydrolase family protein — translation MMLLRLTLFVLLSLTTLSHAAEPIDLIHSRAELETLWRGRVQTMLDQGKLPKIDMETSIQSGQVVDYIPGVFDTMDELGVALIAADGYQRPKDGSDGYRWSFYIHELVNKYPERFIPTANAGTNPNWARQKGGSEKHFIDQMERYVRAGVYAHMGELEFRHYMSSSQCRDKRRDRNVDIPLNGKNGRRLFTLAALTSVPFVIHLEAEDRPLEELEEMLKDYPGAKVIVAHFAQIRHPEKQKRFTPAYVRRLLSRHANLYFDLANGQPNRKYRCAGKDNKATLTGDTTLWKGGPGHQSDTLKPEWRAILGDFSKRFVFATDYGGGRPPLPVFLRQKVDNFRRIVRDLPEPAKHDIAYRNAWKLLTGKDW, via the coding sequence ATGATGCTTTTGAGGCTCACGCTGTTTGTCCTGCTTTCCCTCACCACCTTATCCCATGCCGCTGAACCCATCGACCTGATACATAGCCGGGCCGAACTGGAGACCCTGTGGCGCGGGCGCGTCCAGACCATGCTCGATCAGGGGAAATTGCCGAAGATCGACATGGAAACCAGCATCCAGTCCGGACAGGTCGTCGATTATATTCCCGGCGTCTTCGACACCATGGACGAACTGGGCGTGGCGCTGATCGCCGCCGATGGTTACCAGCGCCCGAAAGACGGCTCCGATGGCTACCGCTGGAGCTTCTACATCCACGAACTGGTCAACAAGTATCCCGAACGCTTCATCCCCACCGCCAACGCCGGCACCAACCCCAACTGGGCAAGGCAAAAAGGTGGCTCGGAAAAACATTTCATCGACCAAATGGAAAGATATGTTCGCGCCGGCGTCTATGCCCACATGGGTGAGTTGGAATTTCGCCACTACATGTCGTCCAGCCAGTGCAGGGACAAGCGCCGCGACCGTAACGTCGACATCCCCCTGAACGGCAAAAACGGCCGCCGCCTGTTCACCCTGGCCGCGTTGACCAGTGTGCCCTTCGTCATCCATCTGGAGGCCGAGGACAGGCCCCTGGAGGAGCTCGAGGAAATGTTAAAGGACTACCCTGGGGCCAAGGTGATCGTCGCCCACTTCGCCCAAATCCGCCACCCGGAAAAGCAGAAGCGCTTCACCCCGGCGTACGTCCGTCGCCTGCTGTCACGCCATGCGAACCTCTATTTCGACCTCGCCAACGGCCAGCCTAACCGCAAGTACCGCTGCGCCGGCAAGGATAACAAGGCCACGCTAACCGGTGACACGACGCTGTGGAAAGGCGGCCCGGGCCATCAGAGCGACACGCTCAAGCCGGAATGGCGGGCCATTCTCGGCGATTTCTCGAAGCGCTTCGTGTTCGCCACGGATTACGGCGGCGGTCGCCCGCCCCTGCCCGTTTTCCTGAGGCAGAAGGTGGATAATTTCAGGCGCATCGTCCGCGACCTGCCCGAGCCGGCCAAACACGACATCGCCTACCGGAACGCCTGGAAACTGCTGACCGGCAAGGACTGGTAA